In a genomic window of Magnolia sinica isolate HGM2019 chromosome 14, MsV1, whole genome shotgun sequence:
- the LOC131224668 gene encoding receptor-like protein EIX1 has protein sequence MEISCYSQQRGFLISVFLLNVLIYWGGYWKVSGCFDSERKALTTFRKALNDPSNLLSSWDDDASHCCKWRGITCHNITGYVVKLDLHTHYDGFLIDGGINPAFSLSGRIDPALVQLKHLQFLDLSFNAFNGAPIPDFLGSMKELRHLILSWAGFSGRIPHQLGNLTKLISLKLSSDSLSAKNLWWLTSLPSLKYLHMSHVDLSKASHDWVHVMNMSPSFVELSLFDCGLSYISPTLPSVNFTSLRVLDLRLNNFNSTIPNWIANISSLVSLNFLDNNFHGEVPYDQISKLPNLEELWLGSTDDSLRVDWSEFLEGSWRKLKILHLSFSQLHGGIPNSIWNMTSLESLSLSFSENITGSIPRAITKLINLESLSLYGYKMHAAIPDWLHELKNLKHLSLQDCMLTGPIPAAHLGGLSSLEELDLSGNQLNGNIPAALGGLSSLLYLSLHGNQLNGNIPAALGGLSSLLYLSLRGNQLNGTIPTTLGQLSNLSGLDLSYNSLTGNVSESVFENLKKLRYLFLSSNSLVFDPHSDWAPPFQLHRIDLGSCHLGPRFPLWLRAQKYVEDLCLSNTTISGIIPTWFWDLTPQLLFLSLSNNQIFGQLPSPLKMHAQACIDLSLNHFNGPIPCILNGARVLDLSNNQFSGPIPPNFTSTMQYLEFFSAKGNQISGMIPSSIEGMNSLTVLDLSRNNIGGIIPLSLGNCVALEALDLSKNRLSGVIPTSLGQLRQLQTMHLSTNTLSGKIPSSLKKCTSLETLDLGHNNFSGHIPTWIGESFPALRILSLRSNMFSGNIPSQLSKLTSLHVLDVAQNYLSGSIPQSFENLMAMKNEQKINHVLSYGGMRSSYYKENLLVSVKGLVLEYTRTVSLVTCMDLSRNNLSGEIPEGFTGLLGLRALNLSGNHLAGKIPDKIGKLALLESLDFSENQLSGTIPQSISNLTFLSCLNLSFNNLWGKIPSGNQLQTFQNPSIYMGNIGLCGPPLLDKCVSDETPPGPGYVEKDEEEDEMRWFYSGLGPGFAVGFWALCGILVLKKSWRIVYYHFFDEMKDRLFP, from the coding sequence ATGGAGATCAGTTGTTATTCTCAGCAGAGAGGCTTTCTTATTTCTGTCTTTCTTTTAAATGTATTAATATATTGGGGAGGATATTGGAAGGTGAGTGGTTGCTTCGATTCCGAGAGAAAAGCTCTCACCACCTTTCGGAAGGCTCTCAACGACCCTTCCAATCTTCTCTCTTCTTGGGATGATGATGCCTCTCACTGCTGCAAATGGAGAGGAATTACCTGCCACAACATAACTGGGTACGTTGTTAAACTCGATCTCCACACTCATTATGACGGGTTCCTTATTGATGGCGGAATTAATCCAGCATTCAGTCTAAGTGGCAGAATTGATCCAGCTCTGGTTCAACTGAAGCATCTTCAGTTCTTGGACTTGAGCTTTAATGCTTTTAATGGCGCACCAATTCCAGATTTCCTGGGTTCAATGAAGGAGTTGAGGCATTTGATCTTGTCATGGGCAGGATTCAGCGGGAGAATCCCTCATCAGCTTGGAAACCTCACTAAACTCATTTCCCTGAAGCTTTCCTCAGATTCTTTGAGTGCCAAAAACCTTTGGTGGTTGACAAGTCTACCTTCTCTCAAGTACCTTCACATGTCTCATGTGGACCTTTCCAAGGCAAGCCATGATTGGGTCCACGTAATGAACATGTCTCCTTCCTTTGTTGAGCTAAGCTTATTCGATTGTGGTCTTTCATATATTTCTCCAACTCTTCCTTCTGTTAATTTCACATCTCTCCGTGTCCTTGATCTCCGTTTAAACAACTTCAACTCTACCATTCCAAACTGGATAGCTAACATTAGTAGCCTTGTGTCCTTGAATTTCTTAGATAACAACTTTCATGGTGAGGTTCCTTATGATCAAATTTCAAAACTTCCTAACTTGGAAGAGTTGTGGTTGGGATCAACTGATGATAGCCTCAGGGTTGATTGGTCAGAGTTCCTTGAAGGCAGCTGGAGGAAGCTGAAGATACTTCATCTATCTTTCAGTCAGCTGCATGGAGGAATCCCCAACTCTATTTGGAATATGACATCACTTGAGTCTCTCTCTTTGTCATTCAGTGAGAATATAACAGGTAGCATTCCAAGAGCCATAACTAAGCTTATCAATTTAGAGAGCCTGTCTTTGTATGGATACAAAATGCATGCGGCCATTCCTGATTGgttacatgagctcaaaaatcttAAACACCTTTCTCTCCAAGATTGCATGCTAACAGGCCCAATCCCTGCAGCTCatcttggaggattgtcttccttaGAAGAACTAGATCTCTCAGGGAATCAATTGAATGGGAATATACCTGCagctcttggaggattgtcttccttaCTATATTTATCTCTCCATgggaatcagttgaatgggaatatccctgcagctcttggaggattgtcttccttgCTATATTTATCTCTCCGTgggaatcagttgaatgggacAATCCCAACAACTTTAGGACAACTTTCTAACTTGTCTGGGCTTGACCTCTCTTACAACTCCTTGACAGGAAACGTGTCTGAAAGTGTTTTTGAAAACCTCAAAAAGTTGAGGTACTTATTTTTGTCTTCCAATTCTTTGGTTTTTGATCCACACTCTGATTGGGCCCCTCCATTTCAGCTTCACCGTATTGACCTAGGATCATGTCATTTAGGTCCTCGTTTTCCTCTCTGGCTACGGGCACAAAAATATGTAGAAGACTTGTGTCTCTCTAACACAACCATCTCTGGCATCATCCCCACCTGGTTTTGGGATTTAACACCCCAACTTCTTTTCCTAAGCCTTTCAAATAACCAGATTTTTGGCCAATTGCCCAGCCCTTTAAAAATGCATGCTCAGGCCTGCATTGATTTGAGTTTGAATCATTTCAATGGTCCCATACCCTGCATATTGAATGGAGCCAGAGTACTTGATCTCTCCAACAATCAATTTTCTGGGCCAATCCCACCCAATTTTACATCCACAATGCAGTATTTGGAATTCTTTTCTGCCAAAGGTAACCAAATCAGTGGCATGATTCCCTCATCCATTGAAGGAATGAATTCCTTAACTGTCCTTGATCTTTCCCGAAACAATATTGGTGGTATCATTCCATTGAGTTTGGGTAATTGTGTAGCACTTGAGGCACTTGATTTGAGCAAGAACAGGTTATCCGGAGTAATACCCACGTCTTTAGGTCAGTTACGTCAACTCCAGACAATGCACTTGAGCACCAATACTCTATCAggaaaaataccttcatctttGAAGAAATGTACTAGTTTGGAGACTCTGGACCTTGGACACAACAATTTCTCAGGTCATATTCCCACTTGGATTGGCGAAAGCTTTCCAGCTTTAAGAATTCTGAGTCTCCGATCAAATATGTTTTCTGGTAACATCCCATCACAATTATCAAAACTAACTTCTCTTCACGTCCTTGATGTTGCACAAAATTATTTATCTGGTTCAATTCCCCAaagttttgaaaatctcatggCCATGAAGAATGAGCAGAAGATAAACCACGTTCTTTCCTATGGAGGGATGAGATCATCATATTACAAGGAAAACTTGCTTGTGTCAGTGAAGGGGCTAGTGCTTGAATACACAAGAACAGTTTCACTGGTTACATGCATGGACCTTTCAAGAAATAATTTGTCTGGAGAGATCCCTGAAGGATTCACAGGACTTTTGGGATTGCGTGCTTTAAACTTATCTGGAAATCATTTGGCCGGAAAGATCCCAGATAAGATTGGTAAATTGGCATTGCTAGAGTCTCTTGATTTCTCTGAAAATCAACTTTCAGGTACAATTCCTCAAAGCATATCAAATTTAACTTTTCTAAGTTGCTTAAACTTGTCGTTTAACAACTTGTGGGGGAAAATTCCATCTGGAAATCAGCTCCAAACATTCCAAAATCCTTCTATTTATATGGGCAACATCGGACTTTGTGGACC